The segment TGCCTGCCCCCCTACTTTAGCACCAACTATTGGCAAACCCTTAGCCATTGCTTCAAAAATTGAAAGCGCAATGCCCTCAAATTTACTAGGTAAAAAGAATATATCAGCAGCATCCATATAGGCCAATACTTCTTCATTGGGTAAGCTACCGGTGAAAATTACTTCATTCTTTATTTTGTGCTTATGTATTAACCTAAGCATTTCATCCTTTTCAGGTCCGTCACCAAGTACCAGGCATTTAAAATCAGAATTTTTCTTTCTGAGTTTAGCCAGCGTTTCTACTAGAACATGTGGCTGTTTTTGAGCTGTAAGACGTGCTACAAATAAAATTAAAGGAACATCGGACCTAACTCCTAAAACCTGTCTTCTTTCCCGTCTGATTTTATCGTTTGGCTTGATTTGGTTTGTATCAACATTTATATAGCAGACTTCTGCTTTATGGGCTGCTCCCCCCAGTTCTATGTATAGACTTTTTAAATCATTTGAAGTTGTAAATGTCTTCGTAATGAAATCTGAATAGAATGCAGAGAAGAAAGGGTACCCTCCGTTTTTCCAACCCACATCTTCACAATGCAAATAATCAACAATGGATAGGTAAGGATGCTTCTTGCTTAAATAGGGTAGAGCATTGTAAACAAACATAGCGTTGGACAAAAACAACAACGCTGGGGCTCTGCTTTCAATTAAATAGTCAAGATAGGAAAGGTAGTTGAACTCGTCTCCCAGGTTTGCTAAGTGAAAAATATCAGAAGTAAGTTCTCTGAATTTTTCATGCCAAGGGTGTTCATCTTGCAAGGTGGTTACAACCGTTATATCCCAACCTTTTTCCTTAAGTCCATGGAGTAAATTGAAATTAAATTGGTCTATTCCCCCAATTTTTAACCAAGGTAAAACACAGAGAATCCGCTTATTTTTAGAAAGCTGAAGAAGAGGAACCTCTGTTCTGGAAGCAACTTTACCTAATGAATAGGAAGTTAGCTTAGGGGTAGGAAAATTATTAGCCAGTTTAGCAGCATACTTTACAGTTAACTGCTTTTCTATTTTTGCTAATGATTCCTGTCCAGCTAAAGTAGCCCATTTATTATTTTCTGATCGGCGGTAATAAAATAGGAACTCAGGAATTGTGAAACCCCAAAAACCTTTAGATGCAGCATTTAACCAAAAGTCCCAGTCCTCACACCCTTCCTTCAAATCTTCATCAAAAAGAACTTCATTTAAAACCTGCTTTCTAGCTAAAAAGCAGCTGGTATTGCGGTTCTCTTTAAGAAACACATCTAATTCATGAAACCCACCTCTCCAGAGATACTCTTTCGCTCCAAATCCTTTCACATAAGAATTCACAAAAGAGAACTCCTGGTTAGCACTCAAGAACAAAAAAGCTTTTTCAAGAAAAACCGGGTCAATCAAATCATCTGCATCTAAGAAAAAAAGAAAGGGAGATACAGCATTCCTGATACCAGTATTCCTGGCTGCTGGTAAACCTTTATTTACAGAATGCGTGACTAACTTTACTCGGTTATCTTTTTCAGCTAACTCCTTTAGGATTGTTCTTGTAATTGGTGCTGTAGAACCATCATCCACAAGAACCCACTCAAAATTAAAGAAAGTCTGATTGAATATACTGGTAGCAGTTTCATATAACACCCCTTCTGTATTATATACAGGGGTAATAATTGAAATCAATCTGTCCTCATCATTCCTTCCAAGAGAATCCACTCAGCTTCCTAACTAATTTTAGTAATTGATATTAAAATACCTTTGTTATTTCCCTACTCAACTCCAAACAAGTCAAATTATACGCCTTTTGAGTTATTCTGACATCCAATTCTCTTTCTGCATACTTTCTGGAGCCCACCTTCATATTTTGTAATACTCCAGGAGTATCTACTAAGCGGCAGATAGCATCTTTAAAGGCTTGTGTATCTCCGGCAGGGCAAATTATTCCGCTTAAATTAGCTTCACTTATGATCCAGGGTAAACCACCAACGTTAGAAGCAATAACCGGAACCCCCATTGCTAATGATTCTAATACAACATTGGGTCTGCCATCCATTCTGGAAGGCACAAGCATGATGTCTGACTGAGCTAAAACGGTCTTAGAGTTTGCAAATCCAACGAAGCTTACTAAACTGTCAAATACAGGATTACTCAATTTAGCTTTAATCTCCTCCCTCATTGGGCCGTCTCCGGCTAAAACGAAATGTAAATCTGATCTGAACTTACATGCTTCTGCGATATCGAGGAATATATCAGGTCCTTTTTCTTCTGATAACCTGCCCAGGTAGGAAATTATTATTTTATTATCTGGAATTTGATGATTGTTGATTGACTTGTTTCCTTCAAATTTTACCTGTTGGTATTGCTTAAGATCTACCCCGTTCTCAATTCTCTTTACCTTTTTAGGGTCCCGGAGGGCATCTTTAATTAGATAAGTCTCAACAGTTGGATTTTCTACCACTGTCATATCAATATACTTCTCGTACTTGATATTATCAATCATATGACCAACAGTGCTATAAATAGGGTTTATAACTTTTATATGAGGGAAATCTCTTTTGATATCTTCCAGCATTAAGTAACCGAAGGAAGAATTACTTATCAAAAGAACATCTATATTCCTATCCTTAATTAAAGCATAGGTCAGATTCTTCCAATGTTTCCAACAATCTGCATCGTTCCACAAGGTATTGTAGTCTTCTAAAACATAGGCATCAGGACAAATATTGTAAAACGCCTCTGAAGTATCCCCCATATTTTCTTTAGGGTGATTTGATACAATCAAAGAGGTATTTAACTTGTGTTTTTTGAATCCTTTTAAAACTTGAAGAATTGCCGTTTCAGCACCCCCTACCACCATAAAAGGAATAAATACCAGAATATTACTTTCACTTTTATTTACTGGTATTTTTTTCAAGAACTGCTCATAATCATAAGCCGTAGAGGATTTAAAAGAAATAGATGGTTGATCCGTTTTATTGCGGCTTCCTTTCTTTAAAACATCTTTCAAAGAAAAGGCAACTCCGTCGTTAGTGATACCCAAACGCTGTCTCTGCCTAAACCATAGGTTTCTAAGCTTCCAGAACTTACTTGTTTTTATAGCATTTAACTGATATTCTGCATGCTTTAACTTTTCCTGCAATTCATACAGTTCAACTGCAGCAGCTAAATTACCAGGCACATTTCCATGAGTTTGATTAGTCTCTGTATTAGAAACCTCCAGTAGGCCTTCTATTATTTCAGACTTACCTGAATTTAGCGTAAGATGTTGTTTATCTTCAATGTGATGCTCCTTTGCCAGAACATTTTCATCTGCAACCTTTAGTTCTTTATTCTTCTCTTCAATCCAACCATCTACGCTTGGTTTTAAAACATAAAGACCATGTTTTTTCTTAAAGTATTCGCCTGACTCATGAATTAGCTTTTTCGAAAATCTTACTTTCTCAGCATCAACATCAGCGTTGTTTTTTGGAGCTTGGTGGGCATGTATAAAGTCAAAAGAGCCTATGTTGCCTATTTTAATACCCTTATGAAGGAGCCTTAAAGACAATTCTGTGTCTTCGAAACCAATAAACATATTGCCGTCATAGCAACCATGCTCAAGGAAGGCATTTTTATTTATTACAGAAGCACCTCCAAATATAAAAGTGGAAAGAAAAGGTCCAATCTGAGGCAATTGATCTACTTTCAGAGGCTTGAAGGAGCTGGTTCCACTAATAAAATAGGAATCTTCATAGGGTTCTAACCAAAGGTTTCCTCCGTAAGCATCAATGTGCTTTCCGTCAGTCTGCAATAAAGGCACGTTCAGGAAGAAGACACCTAAACTTTCAATACAATCTTTTATAGCCGGCAGAGGATTCCCTATAAAATAAATATCATTATCCAAAGACAGGAACCACTCTGTTTTAACGTAAGCCATCGCTTTGTTTCGGGCTTGGGCTACTCCAAAGTTTTGGCCTAGTTTGATTAAATCTGCCTCAAAGGTAGAGATTGAATTAAGCCTTTCTTCCAATATGGATAACTGATCCTCAGCAGAACCATTATCCATTATCAAAATTTTTCCAGCGAAATCAGGAACATGCTTTTGTAAGGAATCTATAAGCCTAATGGTGAACCCTACTCTATTAAAACTTAAAATAACAATCGTTAGATTAGAGCCATCTTCTGGAAAGTGGTGAAGCGGATTTTTTAAACTACTATTATTTAAAAATTTTAAACTTTCTGAATTTGCAAAGCCATTAATAAAAATTCCATGGGTTAGCACCTGCTTACCACTCATAACTACCTTTTATTTTTTGATTTGTATTTATGTACTATAATTTCCCAAGCACTTTTTTGATCATACTGCTTTTGGTAATCATGAACAACATTTTGATAATAAGAGATGTCTTTAACAAGCTTATCTATTAACATTTCTTTCTCTTCAAGTATGCTTGTGTAGGTTTGCACCTGCTGTGCAAGCATTATTTCTGAAGCATTTAAAGCTGATTCTTTGCTTAATAGACTCTGCTTTAAATTTTCGTTTTCGTTTTCAAGACTGCTTATCTCAGCCTTAAAGTTAAACTCTTTTGAATTGTATTCTTCTTGAAGTTGGGCATTCTGTTTAACAAGATCAGATGTATACTCCTGCAAAACTTCAATATCCTTCACAAACATTTCCCTAGAATACCAGGCTCTACCCCAACAGTGGATAGTGTAAGCATTAGGATATAAAATTTCATCAGTTACATCCATTTTAGCTTTATAGGACTCAAATCCCCTAATAGGGTAAAAGAATTCTACTGGATACAAATGGATACCATTTAATATCTGACACCCGTAATCTTGCAACCCCCAGGCTTCTTTTAACACGTTGGTAACCAAAACCGGGGCTGAAAGATTTGCTTTTTCTGACCCATCGAATTGCCGTTGCAACTCATTAATGCACTGGTTGACAAATTTGTGGTTAGGAACAGATCCAAGAACAGCATTATTCAACCAGTATTCACCAGTTTCTGTATTGTTAGATTCAAACCCGAGAAAACACTCAGAAGATAAAAGTCCCTCAAGGCTTTTTATAACTTTGATGTCTGTATCTAAATAAATCCCCCCAAATTCTTTAAGTGCATAAAACCTAACTAGATTGCTAATGTTGGCATAATTACCCAATCTTTGGGCATTCATGATATAAGGTAATTCCATGGGACTATTTGTCTCATCCCATTTCTTTAACTCCCAATCTGGATGAAATGATTTCCATCCGTTTATATAGTCTTGGTATTCTTCAGGTAATTCCTGCCCTCCAAACCAACAATAATGAAAAATTTTTGGAATCATTATATTTAAACTACTTACCAAAAATCTTTTCTTTCAAAGTTCCTAAAAGGCTCCTTGATTCATAAGTTCGCTTATACCACTCAATATCCTGTTGTTTTCTAACAACTTCATTTATCAACTTCTTATTAAGTTGCTTATTACCTTCATTTTTTCTTTCTACCTCCTGCACCTGCTTAAAAAGGCTTTCTATCACTTCATTTTTTTGCCCTAACTCCTCTTTTAATTTGATTATTTCTTCTTCTTTTGAGGAGATAATATCTTGCTTGTAAGCCAGTTCTGACAGTAGTTGATGCTGTATTAATTTTAAAGATTTATTGATATCCTCTATTGGGTCTGGCTTTGAGGTAAAATCATGAAGTAATAAGGTATTTCTCATCTATGTAATCTTAAATAAACCTCTGTAAACTAGTTATGCCACTGCCGTAAAAGGACCATGGTCCTTTTGCCTTCCCCAACCCTGATAAGCTGTTTTATAATCTTTGAAATTAGAGTCCACATTGAACTTTGTACTACAAACTTCAAACGAGTAATCGCCCATTACTTCAAGCATCTCCTGGTTATTGAAGTAGTTCAGGATCTTAACGATCGCTTCTATGTCATTATTGAACACGTCACCATTTAGGCCTGTCATTACAATATCTGCGTTCCCTACACAATTACTCAAAAGGACGGGCTTTTTAAGGGCTAAGGCTTCCAAGACACTAAATGAAAGGCCCTCAAAAAGTGAAGTAGAAATAAAAACATCGGCTTGGCTCACCAATTCTTTTACAGTATCTGGCTCTTGCCAACCTGTTATAACTATATTTTTAGAAGTCAGGGCAGCTCTCTCCTTGCCTTCGCCTGCCCAAATGAATTCAATTTGGTCATAGTCCTCAAAAAAGGTGGCTATTTTGTTGAATAGAGCAGGATTTTTCTGGTCTTCAATTCTTCCGGTAGTAATTACCTGAAATTTTCTGCCTTTTGTTTTGGATGACACCCCTATGGAGTGGTCTTTCAAAGACACCCCATTGTTGATATAAGTAGCCTCAATGCCGATTTTATGGTATTCGGCCATTTCTGACGCGGAACAACACACCACTTGACCTCCTACCCCACTTCCAATTTTTTCAATTTGTTTAAACAGGAAGTTCATAATAGGGCTCCCGGCTGAAAGAAAGGGAGCGCCATTAGGGGTGTATACAACATTTTTCACTCCAGCCATTCTACAAGCAAGCCTTCCTAAAAGGCCGCTTTTTGATGAATGCAGATGTACAGCATCAACAAACCCCCTTTTAGAAAGTCGTTTAAGGATATTATGTAGTTCTGTTAGGGCAAGAAGGTCTTTGAATGGATTGATAGACCTTTGAACTGACTTCCATCTAATAAAACGCACATTCTGTTTAGGGAAAATACGTTTTACGTCTTTAGCAGACATCACCTGTTTGCGCTCCCCATGTATAACTATGTGGAGGTCGTCAGGCATAGTCTCTGTAAGTGCCTTTACAAAAACGGCAACCCCTGAAGCGAAAGGTTCTATTACGTGTACTATTTTCATTAGCCTAGGGGATTCAGCACCAAATAGCTTCTTATGAGTTCCTGTTTTTAGTGCATCAAAGATAACTATAATTCTTTTATAAGTATTTACAGAAGGCTATTAAACCCTTCTACTATATAATGACCATTTTGTATGCTTTTACCCCTATGACACCTTCAAATTTATAATTTTAATATTTTTTTATGCAAAAAGCATATAGAGAAGCTTTGTAAAAGATTTTTTTTGAATTATTCTTAATCTATTAACATAATCAACCTCAACTTCGGCTGCAATTTCAACCAAAAAAATCTCATCAGCTCTTTTAAATAATGTGGTTTTAAAATTAATGTACCTACAGATTACTTTTACTCAATCTATTTTTAACAATCAAAACTATATTATAGGGCAAAATTCTTAGCACTCGCAACTTCTGTTTAGCAATAAATTTCAAAAAAGTACTACTCCCAAATTCACTCACTACTCTTTCTCTACCCCTCAATTGATCTTTTCTATTTGTAATGGAGAGCCCTTTAGCGTTTATTTCACAGGTAACCAGGAATTCACCTAATATAGCTCCTTTGGTTTTGTGCAACATTTTGAAAAACAAAGCATAATCCTCAACATATGGATAATCTGCAGGGTACACTCCTACCTTCTCTAACAATTCTGACCTGAAAAGGACGGTTGGATGAATAAAGACATTCCTAAAGTGCATTTCTGATAAAATAGTATGGTGGTCAGTGGGAGTGGTATAAGTGTACTCGAAATCTGAGGATGGATCACGAAACACACACCAGCTTCCCAGCAAACCAATTTGAGAATTTTTATTTAGAAATTCTGCTTGCCTATAAAACCGACTAGGGTGACAAAGATCTGCACAGTCTAATCTGGCTATATACTGAACTGATAAATTTTGCTTAATCCACTGTAATCCAACGTTTAATGCATTGGTAATCCCTTTGTTCTTCTCTATTCGTACAACATGAGTGGAAAAGCCGCAAATACCCGGATCAGGCATTTCCTCTAACTTCACCGGAATTGGACTGCCATCATCAATGACTACTGCACAAAGTTTGTGCTGGTGATACTTGATACTTTCAAGTGATTTTAGAAGACCAGCCTTGTTATTGTAACAAGGTATAAGGACACAAATATCAAGAGGAGTAATTATACTTGTTTTGTTAGCTTTCAAAATAAACCTTAAAATATAATTATTCCTGAATTGATTATTATCAACCCCTTTCCTTTGATATTATTTGCAATTCAAAACTACACTTGCTAAGCAAAGTTCACAAATAACAATCCTTTTAAAAATCTAATTAGTGATGCTACAGAATTAAGTACCTAATCTTCAAGTCAAAAAACTTATGCTCTAAAAACGATCTCATCAAGGCCTACCTCGTACTTCTGTTTAGCTTTCTTAGTGGCGCGGCACTTTACTTTAAATCCTTTTAATTTCAGCAATTAATCATGCAGCTATTTGTAGAGCGAGATTCAGTAGTGCGGGAGATTTGGGGAAAGGGAGACACCATTCTCTTTATTTTCGCGGGTTCTTCTGCTGAGTTTGCTCTTAACAAGGCGGTAGATTGGCTGTACTTTACAGGTCGCCTTCCTGCCGATCCGCTGGGAAGACTTTTCTCTACCGTAGCGTACGCCAGGCAAATAGTTTTTTCTCCCCTTGAGGCTGCCCATAAAACCATTGACAAAATGGTCCACATTCATGCTGGGGTAGAAGCAAAGCGGGGCATGTCTATTCCTGATTGGGCTTACCGTGATGTTCTGTTCATGCTAATTGACTACTCCATCCGGGCCTTTGAGGTATTGGAAAGGGAACTCTCTTTAATAGAAAAGACAGAGGTATTTGAGGTGTTTTACAGAGTAGGCCACCGGATGGGTGTACAAGGTCTTCCAGGTACCTATTCAGAATGGCTTGAGATGCGGGAAACCCATTTGCACCAAGACCTGGCCATGAGCCATTATACACATGACTTGTTTCAGCAATATGAAAAACACTTGGGTAAGGTCCGGTATAGGTTGTTGTTAGAAGCCCAGACGATGGTGGTTCCAGACAGGGTAAAAGAATTACTGGAGTTCAGGAAGGTCTCACTCCTTTCTCCTCTCCTGCACGGGTACAAAGTAAGCCGGACCCTAAAACTTGACTGGTTTCTTAAATCCATTATTTTACCTTCCGCTTACAAAAAAGAAATCAGGGATTTGGACCAGCATGTAGGCTGAAATTTCC is part of the Rufibacter tibetensis genome and harbors:
- a CDS encoding glycosyltransferase — encoded protein: MDSLGRNDEDRLISIITPVYNTEGVLYETATSIFNQTFFNFEWVLVDDGSTAPITRTILKELAEKDNRVKLVTHSVNKGLPAARNTGIRNAVSPFLFFLDADDLIDPVFLEKAFLFLSANQEFSFVNSYVKGFGAKEYLWRGGFHELDVFLKENRNTSCFLARKQVLNEVLFDEDLKEGCEDWDFWLNAASKGFWGFTIPEFLFYYRRSENNKWATLAGQESLAKIEKQLTVKYAAKLANNFPTPKLTSYSLGKVASRTEVPLLQLSKNKRILCVLPWLKIGGIDQFNFNLLHGLKEKGWDITVVTTLQDEHPWHEKFRELTSDIFHLANLGDEFNYLSYLDYLIESRAPALLFLSNAMFVYNALPYLSKKHPYLSIVDYLHCEDVGWKNGGYPFFSAFYSDFITKTFTTSNDLKSLYIELGGAAHKAEVCYINVDTNQIKPNDKIRRERRQVLGVRSDVPLILFVARLTAQKQPHVLVETLAKLRKKNSDFKCLVLGDGPEKDEMLRLIHKHKIKNEVIFTGSLPNEEVLAYMDAADIFFLPSKFEGIALSIFEAMAKGLPIVGAKVGGQAELVSSDCGYLVSPSDPDSEASEYARILAELISEPNKRNQLGENARKIVEGSFELALMVNQMNSSFSNLKRNGEICQSVQYREYEHLLNQMIALEKENIQMKVKVESRLVKTIYRYEKPFQRLKKIYTKFHRVISK
- a CDS encoding glycosyltransferase, whose amino-acid sequence is MSGKQVLTHGIFINGFANSESLKFLNNSSLKNPLHHFPEDGSNLTIVILSFNRVGFTIRLIDSLQKHVPDFAGKILIMDNGSAEDQLSILEERLNSISTFEADLIKLGQNFGVAQARNKAMAYVKTEWFLSLDNDIYFIGNPLPAIKDCIESLGVFFLNVPLLQTDGKHIDAYGGNLWLEPYEDSYFISGTSSFKPLKVDQLPQIGPFLSTFIFGGASVINKNAFLEHGCYDGNMFIGFEDTELSLRLLHKGIKIGNIGSFDFIHAHQAPKNNADVDAEKVRFSKKLIHESGEYFKKKHGLYVLKPSVDGWIEEKNKELKVADENVLAKEHHIEDKQHLTLNSGKSEIIEGLLEVSNTETNQTHGNVPGNLAAAVELYELQEKLKHAEYQLNAIKTSKFWKLRNLWFRQRQRLGITNDGVAFSLKDVLKKGSRNKTDQPSISFKSSTAYDYEQFLKKIPVNKSESNILVFIPFMVVGGAETAILQVLKGFKKHKLNTSLIVSNHPKENMGDTSEAFYNICPDAYVLEDYNTLWNDADCWKHWKNLTYALIKDRNIDVLLISNSSFGYLMLEDIKRDFPHIKVINPIYSTVGHMIDNIKYEKYIDMTVVENPTVETYLIKDALRDPKKVKRIENGVDLKQYQQVKFEGNKSINNHQIPDNKIIISYLGRLSEEKGPDIFLDIAEACKFRSDLHFVLAGDGPMREEIKAKLSNPVFDSLVSFVGFANSKTVLAQSDIMLVPSRMDGRPNVVLESLAMGVPVIASNVGGLPWIISEANLSGIICPAGDTQAFKDAICRLVDTPGVLQNMKVGSRKYAERELDVRITQKAYNLTCLELSREITKVF
- a CDS encoding glycosyltransferase, with protein sequence MIPKIFHYCWFGGQELPEEYQDYINGWKSFHPDWELKKWDETNSPMELPYIMNAQRLGNYANISNLVRFYALKEFGGIYLDTDIKVIKSLEGLLSSECFLGFESNNTETGEYWLNNAVLGSVPNHKFVNQCINELQRQFDGSEKANLSAPVLVTNVLKEAWGLQDYGCQILNGIHLYPVEFFYPIRGFESYKAKMDVTDEILYPNAYTIHCWGRAWYSREMFVKDIEVLQEYTSDLVKQNAQLQEEYNSKEFNFKAEISSLENENENLKQSLLSKESALNASEIMLAQQVQTYTSILEEKEMLIDKLVKDISYYQNVVHDYQKQYDQKSAWEIIVHKYKSKNKR
- a CDS encoding glycosyltransferase, whose translation is MKIVHVIEPFASGVAVFVKALTETMPDDLHIVIHGERKQVMSAKDVKRIFPKQNVRFIRWKSVQRSINPFKDLLALTELHNILKRLSKRGFVDAVHLHSSKSGLLGRLACRMAGVKNVVYTPNGAPFLSAGSPIMNFLFKQIEKIGSGVGGQVVCCSASEMAEYHKIGIEATYINNGVSLKDHSIGVSSKTKGRKFQVITTGRIEDQKNPALFNKIATFFEDYDQIEFIWAGEGKERAALTSKNIVITGWQEPDTVKELVSQADVFISTSLFEGLSFSVLEALALKKPVLLSNCVGNADIVMTGLNGDVFNNDIEAIVKILNYFNNQEMLEVMGDYSFEVCSTKFNVDSNFKDYKTAYQGWGRQKDHGPFTAVA
- a CDS encoding glycosyltransferase, which translates into the protein MKANKTSIITPLDICVLIPCYNNKAGLLKSLESIKYHQHKLCAVVIDDGSPIPVKLEEMPDPGICGFSTHVVRIEKNKGITNALNVGLQWIKQNLSVQYIARLDCADLCHPSRFYRQAEFLNKNSQIGLLGSWCVFRDPSSDFEYTYTTPTDHHTILSEMHFRNVFIHPTVLFRSELLEKVGVYPADYPYVEDYALFFKMLHKTKGAILGEFLVTCEINAKGLSITNRKDQLRGRERVVSEFGSSTFLKFIAKQKLRVLRILPYNIVLIVKNRLSKSNL
- a CDS encoding oxygenase MpaB family protein, encoding MQLFVERDSVVREIWGKGDTILFIFAGSSAEFALNKAVDWLYFTGRLPADPLGRLFSTVAYARQIVFSPLEAAHKTIDKMVHIHAGVEAKRGMSIPDWAYRDVLFMLIDYSIRAFEVLERELSLIEKTEVFEVFYRVGHRMGVQGLPGTYSEWLEMRETHLHQDLAMSHYTHDLFQQYEKHLGKVRYRLLLEAQTMVVPDRVKELLEFRKVSLLSPLLHGYKVSRTLKLDWFLKSIILPSAYKKEIRDLDQHVG